Within the Mauremys reevesii isolate NIE-2019 linkage group 2, ASM1616193v1, whole genome shotgun sequence genome, the region CACCTATGCAATGGAAACGTTCATGTCTTGTCAAAAtgttgggggagagagacagagtaaTGATGACTTTAATTTATCCTCTGGCTGGACACTGTTATGCAGATCATTCCACACTTGCGTTTTCTGCCTGGTAGTACAGAAAAATGGATGTCCTAATTTGCTATGTGGCTCTTCAAATTTTCAAATCAAAAATATCCCTGATAGCATTGCTGGCATCATAATTGATGCAGGACATTCACTGGAGCAGATGAGGCTATTTACAgcaattaaaacaaaatttaCACAAATTAAAGTACTGAGGCAGTGAGCGTTATGTATAAATGTTCAAATGTTTGCTTGACTTGTGCCCGAGCCATGGCCCTGTGTGTTGGACTGGAAGtgttcatggaaagcatgatacACTTAACCTTTGGGCCAGTCCTACACATGCATCTCTGCCTGCCTCGTCAGTGTGGCAGCATTTGTGATGgctcatcatcccagccagaagAGGAATGTTCTGTAAAGAAAATAGCTCACTTGTGGAAGAGAATGGGGAAATAACAGGGATGATATGGTAGCTCAGAATGCCATGCTGGTGGATCTTGAACATCTCACTGGGGTTGTAGGGGTACTGAGCTCTCACGTTTGAGGCTGCTTATACCAAACCTCCCCCAGAATGCACTAAGCATCAGTGTGCTCCTTGTATCGTTAATATTTTATTTGCTAACCAGACGTGCTGCTGTTTCTTCCCAGAAAGATTTTTCTAAGTAGGTTAATTGAAAGAAgatctctcttctcttctgtatctcccctccaccccgctATACTCTGAGAGGTTCAGAGAGGTTATGGAAACACTGTTAATTAAAATTATATGAAACTGGTAAGCATGTGACATGCCTGCTACAAATCAAACCATTTGTTTCCTCTCTTGAAGGTCATGGAGGCAGAGCAGACGAAAACAAGAAGTGAGCTGGTGCACAAGGAAACGGCAGCCAAATACAATGCTGCCATGGGCCGGATGAAACAGCTAGAGAAGAAACTGAAAAGGGCCATCAATAAATCCAAGTACGTGTTTTAGCTGGTGGTGCGTTTACATGCTAACCCTATTTGCATGGGGTGCTTCACGCACGTGGCTTTCAGGACTCTGTCCGTGCTGAACCTGCCAGGGGGCTGCACAGATAGTGTAGCTGGTGTCTGACTTGCAGCCCAGCCTACATAGTCACAGAACTTCACACTGGCTGAGAAAGCAGCCAGGCTATTGATTAAAAACTTTAAAGGTGTGAGACTACCTCAGAGCTCCATATCGTACGTCAGATTTGTTCGCTTTCCAGAGCCTTCTTGGCAAGTCACGTGAGAGCTATTCTCATGGAAAGGCACACACTTCAGGGGGCATAGCTAAGAAGCGTGTGTGATAAATGATAAAATGTGTTCGGTGTGTGGGTTCTCTTCTGCTGCATAGAAGTCTATGCAAATGTGGTGGTCGTCTAGAAAAGCTGCCTTTTGTAATACTAGCTCACTGTCCATGAAGAAGCTTTAGGTAATCTCCaactaatatttttaattttaataatgcaTTTCCATTTTCTGCAGTTTGACTAATCCCTCAGTCTAAAAATGACTCTATCAATGTCTGTTACTATTTTGCTCAATACATATACAAGTATTGGTGCTTTCCAAGGAAACTCTGAGCACGTGTTCTCTGTCACATGTTGCCACATATCTGTAGCCTGCAGCCATTCCACCTTGTGCTGTGTGTTTCTATGATAAGCTAAGCTGAGCAGGGTGCCAGTATTGGATGGGAAACCTCCATAGGTGCTGAAATAAATATTCTGCAGTTCAGTAGATGGCACTTTCCTCTAGATCAGAGTGGTGGTAGGGGCATTAAATTACCAAAAGAGCCTTTATTTGAATGGGATGGAAAACGAAGGTCCTGATCACTTAACATTGAGGAACTTTTCATAAGAATAAGGGTGTTCATCCTGCCGCCCTGGCCAGCTGTTACCTTGGGTACATTCTGCTACCCTCGATTCACCTTTCAGTGTCAAATGGATATAGCTTCCTCACTTCTTGCCCCAAACTGTTTGTGTAAGGATGCTTCCCTTTGAACCAGGGTTGTGTATAGATTCCATATAATGTGTTTGAATTTCAGAGTAGCTTAATCTTCTTTGTAAGGATCAATTATGTGAGGAGGCTAAATGGAAAGAGGACAACGAATTCTTAATTTTCAGAGCCAGATTGTGCTTCTAATGGTGGGCAGTTACTGCCATATGAATAGTCGTTAATGGGCCCCCCAGTGGAGTAGTGACTTACCTTAGGGTGTAGAGTCGCAGTGCAGCCCTAGATGGTTTTGATAATACAGTAAACAGAGAAGTGTGTTTCACGTGTTACGATAATGGAGCGAGGGCTGTTGAGTTATAAATATCTGTTGTGCACAGTGGGCTGTAGGGGACCTAAAGAGTGTGCGATGCAGCTAAACAAAGAATTAATGACAAATCTAGAATTTGGCTGTTATGTGCGGGTCAGGTTTTATTAGATGAGCTTGAATTATGAGCCAGGTTAACCATATCTACGTGTCTTGTATTTGAAAGCTGGATTTTGGCACAGTTACATTCAGTAACACATTGCTCCCCAAgaaacttcagtgggactgtttgCAAGTGAGGTGCTACTCAGTGGTAGTTGGTATCTCAGAATCTAGCTCACAGTGTGGAAATACAGGGTAGTGGTTGAAGTCTTGATTGTATGTGAAGCCTTATCTGATTATTCAACTGCCCGGCCTTGACTGGGACGCTCCTGAAATGTGCCAGTGCTTGGAAGGTCTATCTCAGTTGAGTAAGATGATTTTATTATTGCCCCATGTAGCATCAAATTGATGACTCTGTCTTCAAAGCTTTGGAATAGAACTTGCATTCTTGGCTCTAAACTGTGCCTTTTGTATACTTGATATCTGATGATGCTATAAATAAAGCAGGAAACAGCTCAAGTGTAGCATCTTTCTGCTTTGTGACTGAGCAAGGACAAAACCTTGGAGTGTCGTGCAGCTGGAGGGAAAAATGTGCAGATGTTCATCTGACTCCTTCCTGcagtctggagagagagaggcatttTACTTCCAGCATTCTAAAAAAACACCAAAGATCTGTGTATGTGCCCCAAgaattgtgtttttaaaagaGGGGGGAAACTCTACCCATTTTTAGAGGGTTAAGACACTGATTCTACAAGGTACTTAGGTAAATGCTCAACTTGAAAGCACACTGCTACATGTAGTGTGACTATTTGTGCTTAAAGttgggcatgtgcttaagtacttagCAGAATCAAAGTCTAAAAGATTTGTATTCAGTCACCTCAAGTAATCTGTATTGCTCAAGAAATATAACTTTTAGAACAAGGGTCTTGTTAGAAAAAATAATTGGTGTGTGCAAACCTAGATGTTTACATTTTAGATAAGCCTGAGGATTAAATTGCTGGCATAGGACATAACTGCTTTAATGCTTTGGGCCAGAGCCTCTCTCCTACTCCAATCCCCTGGTGTTATCCCAGCAACTGTAACAAATTATTCTTTGTTTTTCCACAGGCCTTATTTTGAACTGAAGGCAAAGTACTATGTACAGCTAGAGGTATGTATCTAATTCAGCTCTAGTAATGACTGCTTGCAGTAACGTTTTTTCAATACAATGCAAAGGGCTGCTGTAATCACTCTGCATTTCTGTACAAAGTACATTCCATTCCAAATGCTTCATGTTGAGGAATACACTAagcctgttttaaaaataaaaggtcaAAAAAAGACTCTTTCCACTTATGAAGTAGGCTGGCCCCAAAACCCCATTAGAGCCCTGCTGCTTATTGCTAGAGCTGAGCAAATGTGACCAATTTTGCCTCTTTCTGCAGAATCTGAAGTGTGTGAATTTCATTTACTCTCTGGTTTACAGTTCAAGTTGTTTCTTAAGTGTTTGAAGTCACACAATACTATTTCTCCTCTGTGATCGGATGAGAGTTCTTACAATCGAGTTTCCGGTAGCAATACTGCAGAAAGCAAAGTTGAGTAAGTTTTCTATCAGTGCTCAGATATGAGCTTAAAATTTGTGCTAGGATAATGAGCTAAAGAGGgtgcaaacacacatacacagtgaTTGGTTGGAAAAAGTAGAATATTCACAGAAATAGGTGGGCAGTATTCACTCATCTCTACCTGGTTCTCCAGGAAGTGTCTTGAGAGCTGTGATCTGTGGCTAGAGTAGCAGTTCATTTCTACTGGTGGTAGTACGGAAGCCAGAAGTGTGTCATGTGTGTGCCTGGAGGCAATGGAGGACAGTGGAGGGATTGCTGAGTACCTGTGGGGCATGCAGGAGAGGGAAACAGCTATATTAGCAATGTTTCTACCTggcccagcaaacagctgtgcaggcACCAGTCTGTAAATGGACCAGTGGGTCCGACGTGCTTCTAAGCCAACTGAGTCTGGTAGAGTCTAGTCTCTGTTTTCTAGCTTTGGGACCCTTGAGCAGACCCAAACTAGAGGCCTTCTTTGGGATGCGGGACACAGCCATCCAGCTCCTCTAAACCCTGAAATCAGCTTCTGAGCTCTTCAAGGTGCCCCCTCGTCACTGACACATGCTCACCCAGAGCGCCGAATTTAATCCCTTCCGGGACAGGGTGGCAGGAAAGCAAGGGACACAGGCTCAGCAAAGGAATTGTTTTTAACCACAGAATACTGGAGCGCACTTCCTCCCCTAGTCCGAGCTCACCCTTCCTGTAAGTCTGTGGTTCGTCAGCAGTTCAGGCTGGGCAGAATCCCTCCTGTCCTCGTCCTTCTGTGTAGCGATGGTCAGCCCTTTCCTGCACAGAGCAGAGCCCTGCTGAGTAACCCCTCTGCCCCTGTGCCAGGTATTCAAACTGAGAAGCTACAgacacctccccccgcccccccccagtcaTGAGCCCCTGTGCAAAGAAACCATTGTTCCATGGGAGTGGGGCTAGTGGTTGAAAGACAGCAAAGTTGGTGGCCATAGATTGCTCTCTTGATGGTGTCTTGATGATCGTCCTTCAGCTCGGTGTTGTCCAGTGTCTTTCACAGAGGCAGGGCACATCATGTTCATGGCAGGCACAtggagaagttagataaaaacagaAGTGCTCTTGCAGGAAGGTTGCTACATAACTCTACTTCATTTCTTAGCGTTCAGAACGATAATGTACAAGAGTCAAAACCAGAGAGTGACAAGCTAGGCGGCTCCCTAAaacagaggcacaactcaccctcCCCTTACTCTAGGCTGTCTATTCACAGACCGAtcacatgcttccctacagagacctctagcctgcaagcaggcGCAGGAACCCCCTGAAAATTAAAGTGACAAGTTGTAATTTTTACCCAGGTTTTTACCCCAGGGCAGCTGTCGAAAATGCAGTACAGTAGGCTGCCCTCAGgcaagttgttttgtgttcaacaTACAATACAAAATGGAGTTCATAAATTGATACTGTCCTATCCCATCCTGTCGCAAGCGGTATTTCATGTTTGGTCTTTGTTGTACTCCTTAACACCAGTCTTCTCTCCTAGCTGTGGAGTGGGGTTTGTGtctggaggggggaagagggggcagtCAGAGCTGCACACTACAATATTCAAGGCTTTGAAGCTTGCTGCCACCTGGGTCTGAACTCATGTGTGCAGTTTTAGTGACCAGGAAGTGATGGGTTAGTTCTGTTTCTACCCGGAAAACCACCTGCATCTGTTTGGAGCCAAGTGAGCAGTTCAGCCTTTCCTATTCCCTtatgctgcagggagagaggcaaGGACTGTTAACATTCATGCTGACAGCTAGTGAATTGCTGAGGGCATATGCGATAGCTCCGCTCAGGCACATTCAGATTTAGGCATTTGTTCCAACATGTGGCAGTAATGCCCCAAATTGCTCCAGAGCCCAGTCTAGGTGATCAGGAACTGGAGAACTGTCCCAAATAGTTTTCTGCTAGTTGTGTATGTCCATTCACTTCAATAAATGGTCAGAATAAACAGTCTGTTATTAAGCACTTTCATTAGCTCTTCATCTTAACATGGATCACCCTGCCCTCCGCTAATAGAGGCTTATGTGCCATTCCTGGCTATGTGACAGAGAATCCTGTCCAATGCACTGGAGTATTCATTCAAACTGGAACACCacaattgtttgtttttcccaCACAAATCCCCTCACAACTTCCCTGGCTTGTTGCATAATCAGGGTACTTTTAACTAAAAACCCCTCTCATCATCTGTGCACCAAAATTATTAGTTACATTTTAACCCATACACTCAAATTATTTAAGAATACCTAGCTCTAATATACCACTTTTCattggtagatctcaaagcactttacaaaggatcctcattatgcccattttacagatgaggaactgaggcacagaacagtgACATgaattgtccaaggtcacccagcgggccagtggcagagccaggaatagaagtcGCCTGCatcctagtccagtgctctatcaaCTAGGCCATGTTGCCTGCTTAGCTGGGGAAATTAAGCCCCCTTTTCCCTCCTTACATAATAAGAATTTGTTTGAAATCCGCAATGGTTTAAAGAAACCCCATCTGCCTTCCTCGTTAGCAATTCAAGAAGACTGTGGATGACCTGCAGGCAAAGCTGGCCCTAGCCAAGGGAGAGTACAAAACAGCCTTGAAAAACCTGGAGATGATATCAGACGAGATTCACGAGAGGAGACGGTCTTCTGCCATGGGACCCCGGGGGTGTGGTGTGGGTGCGGAAGGCAGTAACACCTCATTGGAAGATCTTTCAGCATGTAAACTGGAGTCGGACTCCATCTCCAGTAAGTATAAAGTTGTGTGGTCAGAAATTCCCATGGGCAAGTGTCCTATATGGGGATTGGGGGCTGAAATGAAGGACCTTGTTTGTATCCTACAGCTGGTGATTAGTCAGATACTTTACAACTTCAGTGAATTCAGTTACACCTTCTGTTAACCCCACAATTTACCATGCACTTGAGAATTCCCTTCTCAGGGGAAATAGAGAAGAatggtcaatcaatggctattagccaggaagggcagggatggtgtccctagcctctgtttgccagaagctgggaatgggcagcgggggatggatcacttggtgattacctgttctgttcattccctctggggcacctggcactggccactgttggaagacaggatactgggctagatggacctttggtatgacccaatatggccattcttatgtgtgCATAAACCTTTGGCAatgtaggccccaatcctgcagtgacCAAAGACTGGAAACTTTAGCTTTAACAGGATCTACTGTTATGCACAAAATAGAACAACTCTTACTGATTTATTGCCCCCCGTGCCGcccgcctccccaccccaacaagGAGTCTGTGGCTTACTCCAGCCTGCACTCTCGCAATGGTTAATGCTAATGGTCATTTTGCACACACAATGAGCGAGGACACAGATTTTGTGCTGCTTAGTGATCCCTGTGCCAAGGGAGATTCTAGTGCAGTGGCTTTCAATGTATTTACCATTGTGGACATCcagtactacctgtatggccttgaggatgtcacatgggctgcagctgtgtggtgATTGGGCCgtgggttgaaaaccactgttctagtgaGTCCTGTTGGGTTTTAGCTGAATAAGCACTAAGATAACATGCAGTAGCTGAGCTCTCCCCTTCTGCTGCATCTGGCTTTTAAGTATTACTCCAGATAAATATTGACAGGCCCCAGTCAGGTACCCCATTGTGATGGGTACAGTACACTTAGTACAGAGAGAATCACTGTCCCAAACTGCTCTGTCTGGCTTACAACAGACCATAATAGGTGGACAAGAGTACAAGAGACACAACTGGGAGGGATAGTACAAATAAAAACAAGCCTATCTTAACACaatgaggtggtggtggtggtggtgttgttgtagtagtagtagtagtagtagtagtagtagtattggATGGTACATCACATTAGCTTGTTTCTCCCAAAAGCTTCTCAAGAAATGGGAATatttccacccccacccacccaaggcCTGCTAATGAGATGCAATGTTAATAGACTACAGAGAAATAGTGAAACTCTGTGTAAATGCAGCCCTTAAGATAGCAATGTACATCCTGCTGATGGAAGAGCAAACATCTGAAATTGCATGTAAAAGCTGCTTTGTGGAAATGGGAAGGCTAACTGGAATTCCCCTTCAACATTCCAGTGGCTTCTGAAGTGTTTGAGGATGACAACTGCAGCAGCTTTGTGTCTGAAGAAGATTCTGAGACCCAGTCAGTGTCCAGTTTCAGTTCTGGTCCTACAAGTCCCTATGAGATGCCCACTCAGTTTCCTCCAGCAACGCGACCTGGAAGCCTGGATCTGCCTAGTCCTGTCTCCCTGTCTGAATTTGGGATGATGTTTCCTGTACTAGGTCCTCGAAGTGAATGCAGTGGGGCATCATCGCCTGAATGTGAAGTTGAAAGAGGTAAGCAGAGCTGGGTTAGCCCAGGACCACTTTATTATGCAGCTTTATAAAGGAGCAGAAGAACTTGCTCAACTCCTCCAGGGATGCTGTGCTGATTGGGTTCAGACACATTATCTGCTCTCTGGGTGCTTGGGGAGTGGTGCCAGAGCCACCTTCATCCCACAGTCTTACTGCCCTTTAAAAACTGAGTTATTTCCTAAAATGAGAGGTTCCCCAGTTTCACTCCAGCCTGAACCCATGTTCTATACAGTAATGATGTTAGCAGCATAGCAGTAACTAACTGATACATCAGTTGCTGCCTTCCAATATTTGGATTCTGATATTACATTGTTTGAAAGATAAGCGCTGAGCTTCTTTTTTGCGGGGGAGGAAATGATGTCCTGCTTGAGGAAAATCCTGATTCCCACTTCTGATCAAATAGGTGCCAAAGGAGAAACTGAGCTTAGAGGATTAATCACTCTCCTACAGAAGTCTCAGTCATTGCATTTGGTGATTCGGGCACAGGACAAAACTCAGCTTGGAAGGCCAACATCCATTATTTTAAGGCCTTGTTcacactaaagggaaaagtcgatctaaCCTACGCAATTtgttacagtaactccttgcttaacattgtagttatgttcctgaaaaatgtgactttaagtggaacaatgttaagcgaatccaatttccccataagcagtaatgtaaataggggggttaggttccagggaaattttttttcaccagacaaactATATATtgtatagatatacacacagtatatgttttaaacaaacaatttaatactgttcacagctatgatgattgtgaagtttggttgaggtggtgagGTTAGAGgatggaatatttcccagggaatgccttgctgttAAATCATGAACTAttactcggctgagccctcaggggttaacacattgttgttaaccgagcctcacactctacaaggtagCACAAACACGAGGGAGGGGacacagcatagcagacagacacACATCTTGTGTGtgggagttggagagagagagatgcatacTGCCCCtttaagctgacccactcttaagtgcattgtctttttaagtggatcaggaagttgacagcagctgctgccccaagctctctgtgTCCCCTCCTTGCTCTATATGGAAAAGGGGTAAGCGAGGTGCAGAAGCAGGGGAGacaggacaccctgacattagctcctccttcccccccctgcacagcaagcaggagtctctgggagcagctccaaggcagagggcaggagcagcacatggcagtggggggagggacacctgaactgcccagcaattgctagcctgctgggtggctgcagcgcagggaacttaggggagcggggagctgatggggggctgccggtccaccctggttacaaacccccaccagctagctgcaacgggctgctcttcctgcaagcagtggacaaagcaggcggctgtcaaatgacattagaagggagcactgcacaactttaaacgagcatgtccctaattgatcagcaacgtaacaacgaaatgTTAACTGGggcaactttaagtgaggagttgcaTCGATTTGAGTTATGCTATTCACATACAGTATCTTAGATTTACTTACTATGGGGTCCACACTACGTGATgttgatgggagacgctctcctgtcgaTTTCCCCATACTCCCCTCAATCAGGAATCGAAGGGAGAGCGATTggcggtcaatttagcaggtcttcactagacctgctaaatcgactgccgatGCATTGATTGCCGCAGTGTCAATCCTCCAGTAAGTGTAGACGAGCCCCAAGTAtattaccagggccggctccagaccccagcgcgccaagcgcatgcttggggtggcgagctgcgggagggcggcaggcggctccggtggacctcctgcaggcatgcctgcagagggtccgctggtcccgtggctctggtggacctcccgcaggcgtgcctgcgggaggtccacgggaccagcggaccctccgcaggcacgtctgcaggaggtccaccggagccgcgggaccagcgactgccagagcgccccccgcggcgtgccgccctgcttggggcggtgcaattcctagagctgcccctgtataTTACTACTTGTCCTCTGTTCTTAAATACTTTGGCAAAGGAAGCTGTCCAAGTGCCCACTTGACTGATATAGTGTTCTAAGACTTAAGgtttaataatattttaattgtGTCTTTGCAGGGGATAGGGCAGAAGGAGCTGAGAACAAGATGAGCAACAAAGTGAACAAAAATAGGAGCAGCAGTGGCAACTCCACTGAGGGTCTGGCTTTAGATAACCGAATGAAGCAGCTTTCACTCCAGTGCACGAAAGTCAAAGAGGGGATCATTGCAGACAGAAAAGCTGTACAAATTGgctgagtcatcctgctgctcTGGTTACTGGGAGTATAAATATACATGAACTTCAAAATGTCTGAAGAACATTGTGCCAATAACTATTTAATATATGCCAAATCTTAAGCGTTTACTCTACAGATTTAAAACTGCACTAAAGAAGTTTAATTGATGTTGAGGGCTGAAGTTTTTTTTCAGTAAAATCTTTGTAGGACAGACAAGTTGTCAAATGTGTAAGTTGTGCTCGCTGTATTTCACagcctttgtaaactgttttgtaGCAGCCTGTCTGAAGCAATAACTAGCATTGTTCCTGTATAAACACATGCCAGTAGGGGTGTGAAATCCAAGCCAAACGCTTGTGGTGAGCAGTTTGGCTTCAGTTTTGTAGAATGAGATGCACTTTAGATACAGTGGATCTCTGAAGTGGAATTGGCATATCCTTTAAACAGCCGTATTTGTCTATATTATTCTCAAACTGTAGAAGTATTTTGTATACAAGGCAGCTGTTGCATGTGTGGGTCTGGAAGTCTTCGGTCTGCC harbors:
- the SH3BP5 gene encoding SH3 domain-binding protein 5 isoform X2, giving the protein MEPAGRRSRPEEGDCPEEEEVDPRIQGELEKLNQSTDDINRRETELEDARQKFRSVLVEATVKLDELVKKIGKAVEDSKPYWEARRVARQAQLEAQKATQDFQRATEVLRAAKETISLAEQRLLEDDKRQFDSAWQEMLNHATQRVMEAEQTKTRSELVHKETAAKYNAAMGRMKQLEKKLKRAINKSKPYFELKAKYYVQLEQFKKTVDDLQAKLALAKGEYKTALKNLEMISDEIHERRRSSAMGPRGCGVGAEGSNTSLEDLSACKLESDSISMASEVFEDDNCSSFVSEEDSETQSVSSFSSGPTSPYEMPTQFPPATRPGSLDLPSPVSLSEFGMMFPVLGPRSECSGASSPECEVERGDRAEGAENKMSNKVNKNRSSSGNSTEGLALDNRMKQLSLQCTKVKEGIIADRKAVQIG
- the SH3BP5 gene encoding SH3 domain-binding protein 5 isoform X1; the encoded protein is MLNHATQRVMEAEQTKTRSELVHKETAAKYNAAMGRMKQLEKKLKRAINKSKPYFELKAKYYVQLEQFKKTVDDLQAKLALAKGEYKTALKNLEMISDEIHERRRSSAMGPRGCGVGAEGSNTSLEDLSACKLESDSISMASEVFEDDNCSSFVSEEDSETQSVSSFSSGPTSPYEMPTQFPPATRPGSLDLPSPVSLSEFGMMFPVLGPRSECSGASSPECEVERGDRAEGAENKMSNKVNKNRSSSGNSTEGLALDNRMKQLSLQCTKVKEGIIADRKAVQIG